The Pseudanabaena yagii GIHE-NHR1 genome segment GATTATTGCAATTACAGCTTTAGCAATGACAGGCGATCGCGAACAATGTCTAGCGGCTGGAGCCAATGAATACATCACCAAACCAGTTAAACTAAAACAGCTAGCTAGTGATATCCAACAGCTTTTGCCTAAGCGAACTTAATTGTTGCGGTGTAGCTTCGCCATGCCACAAAAATTAAATTTGCAGAACCCTAATGCTGATATGCACAACTCTATGGAAGCGATCGCTGTTTTAGACAAAGTTTCTTATATCTATCCCAACGCCAAGGAAACCGTATTAAAAGACATTTCCTTAACGATTAACAAAGGTGAGTTTCTTGGCATCATTGGCGCAACAGGAGCAGGGAAAACCACATTATGTTTAGCCTTAACAGGCATCGTTCCTCAGTTTTATGGCGGACGATTTTTTGGCAAAATTGCGATCGCGGGTTTAGATAGCCTTGAGCATCCCGTAAGTGAATTAGCGCGACATGTTGGCATTGTCTTTGAAGATCCTGAGGTGCAAATTACCGCCACATCCGTCGAAAATGAAATCGCCTTTGCCCTAGAAAATCTCTGTATTCCTCGTGAAGAAATTCTCCGTCGCATTCCCATCGTTTTAAAATCAGTGCGCCTTGAGGGATTTGAGAAAAAGAATCCGCAGGAGCTATCAGGCGGACAAAAACAAAGATTAGCGATCGCTGCTGCCCTCGCTCTCCAGCCTGATTTACTAATTCTCGATGAGCCAACCTCACAACTCGATCCCATCGGTTCTCAAGAGGTGTTTGCAACGGTCAAGGAGTTAAAAGAGAATCTGGGCGTATCGATTGTGATGGTATCCCATGCAGCGGAAGAGATGGCAGAGTTTTGCGATCGCATTGCCTTGCTTGCGGATGGCAAATTGCAAGCACTTGGCACACCTGCGGAAATTTATAGTCAAGTGGAGCTATTACAGCAAAATAAACTCCGTCCTCCCGAAGTTGCCCAAGCATTTCATAAAATTCAGCAAACAGGGATTCATCTTGATCGGATTCCCGTTACTTTAGAATCGGGGATTAAAGATTTAGAGATATTGCGATCGCGATCGCAACTAGTTTCGCCACCAGTTTTTGCAAGTTCATCAGCGAACTTAGATAAACCACCCATCCTCTCCGTGAAAAATCTCCAACATATTTATGCTGATGGCACGGAAGCACTAAAAAATATTTCCATCGATATCCACGCAGGTGAATATGTACTGATTGTTGGACAGAATGGTGCAGGGAAAAGCACCCTAGTCAAGCATTTTCTGAATTTGCTACAACCCACTAAGGGGCAAGTCCTCGTAGGCGATCGCGATACCAGCCAACTATCGGTGAGTGAGCTAGCTCAATCCATTGGCTATCTCGCCCAAAATCCTGACAACCAAATCTTTAATACCAGTGTTGAGAAGGAAGTTTCCTTTGCTTTACCCTTTCTTGGCTATAGCCCTAAAGCGATCGAGCAAGCAACTACCAACAGTCTCAAAGCGATGCAGCTATGGGAACATCGCAACGCCCATCCCCTATCTCTGCCCAAAGGAGAACGCGGTAGGATTGTCATAGCGGCTCTCCTAGCGATGAATCCTGAGATTATCATTCTCGATGAACCCACCACAGGACAAGACTATCAAGGCGCATCTTCCATTTTAGAGGTCAGTCGCCAACTCCACCAAATGGGCAAGACTGTAATTGTGATTACCCATCATTTATATCTGATGCCTGACTACGCCGATCGCGCGATCGTCATGGGCAAAGGCACTGTTTTACTCGATGCCCCATTGCGTCAAGCCTACCATCAAGTTGATCTCCTAGAATCCACTTACCTAACCCCACCCCAATCAGTTGTGTTATCGCAATATCTTAGTAAAATTAGCGATCGGCAATATCCACTCATCACCCCCACCGAATTCGCTAATAGCTTCATGCCAAATTAGACCTTATAGGAGTAACCAGTTATGTTAGGACAAAAACAAAACTCAGAAGATATAGAAGTTCTAAATAAATTAAAAGAGGCTTCGACTCCGCTCAGCCATCTATATACGTTGGCTGAGCGGAGTCGAAGCCCTATTTTTTATTTGAATTATCTATTATAGTTGCGGCGCGAAGCGCCGCAACTATCTTCTGAGTAAGCAACGCTTCTAGGAATCTATTATGAAATTGCAAACTGTTAAATATGATTCTCTATTCACACGCTTAGATTTTCGCTCTAAGTTAGTGACGATACTTGCAATTACGATCATTGCCTTCGTTTGGGAAAGTCCCATTGCGGGAGGTATTCTGATGCTGAGTGTGATTGCTGCTTGTGTGCTTGCGGGAGTCAGACTCAACTATTTAGGAACCATTTTAAAGGTGATGATTCCCTTTTATATTTTCCTGATTATAAGCATGGGCTTCTTTAATGTGGAACAGGTAAAACTCCTTGCCCATAAATCAGAATTAACCCCTTTATTTAGCCTGCCGCAATCCTTGTGGCTTATTGGTAGTGCGAAAATGAGTTTAGAAGGAACACTCTATGGTTTGAATATTGTTTTTAAAACCCTGACGATGATTTTGGTGATTCCCCTAGCAATTTTTACGACCGATGTGAATCAAATGACGGTAGGGATGGTACGTGCCAAGATTCCCTATAAAGTTGTGTTTATTTTTTCGTCAACCTTGCGATTTGTGCCATTGCTCTTAGAAGAAGTGCAATCAATTATTGAGTCACAGCGATTGCGAGGTCTCAATTTTGAGAAGATGGGATTATTTCAAAAGGCGCAGGTTTACGCGAAAGTCGCTGTACCTTTAATTTTAAATTCTCTCTCTAAATCCCAAAAGCTAGAAATCGTCCTCCAGTCCAAAGCTTTTTCGGGGAGTTCCCAGCGTACCTATTTACATGAGTCCGCATTAACCACCCCTGATTATGTGTTGATGATTGGTTCCGTTGTGCTATTCATCGTGGCGATCGCTTTATATTTTGGCTTAGGGATTGGCAAATTTGACTGGTTGCTCTATTCCTAAAGAAAATTGATCTCTCGATCTGTACTTCACATTTTTGGGATTCGTATTTATAATATGTAGTCATGTATTAAGTATTATTAAAATCTCAATGTTCAGGTCTACTATGCAGACATGAGATCGGCTGGTGTGTTATCTACAGCGCATATATGCAAACACTCTCATCCCTCTTAATGCACCAAACTTTAATTGCGTAATTATTTAAACCCATAAATTCATCCTTGCTGGAGGCAAACCCTAGATTATGTCTACCGAAACTATTACTCGTCCTACAACCATACGCAAAATTGCCCCTAGATATCGAGTTTTACTGCATAACGATGATTACAATTCCATGGAATATGTTGTCCAAACCTTAATGCAGGTTGTCAATGGTTTAACGCAACCACAGGCTGTCGATATTATGATGGCGGCGCATTCTAACGGTTGTGCATTAGTAATTACCTGTGTGCAAGAACATGCAGAGTTTTATTGTGAAGGGTTACAAAGTAAAGGATTAACTAGCACAATCGAGCCAGAAGAGTAAGGAAAATGCTGATTAGGGACTTGCTATTAATTGAAGTACCTATGGCTTCGACTCCGCTCAGCCAACGTTAGCTGAGCGAAGTCGAAGCTAGATAAATTTGGTGGGGCATCTTTATATCCGCAAGAGCCTTATCAGAGCTTTTTATTGATTGTCCAAAAGGTAGGATTGTTCTTAGTAATAGTCCTACCTTATTTTGTTGTGAACTTCGATCGCTTAATTTCTCGCTTAAATTCCTATCAAGCCCCTGTGCGGATCATCTTATTTTTGTTGACCTTACTGGCTATCTGGCTACCGATCGCTGCACCGATGTATCTGCTTTGGGGAGAGTCTGTAGGGATAGCACTGACCATTTTGTTGTATTGCGAGTTTTTAGGATTGATTTGGTGGTGGGGTCACAAGATCTCTAAATATAGCCATCCCTTCCGCTATTACGGATTGTCTTTTACGGTCAAAAACGGACGCGATTTTTTATTTGGTCTGAGCTTGGGCAGCGTCACTTTATGTGTTTTTATGGCGTTGCAAGTGGGGTTTGGTTGGCTAACTTTGCAAACAGTCAACTGGCTACCTTTATCAGCAAGATTGTTACCAACCCTTGGGATGTATTTTGTGGACTGGCAGGGCGCGATTGCACCCGGACTATTAACAGCGATCGGGGTGGGATTTGCGGAGGAGATGCTATTTCGTGGTTGGATCTTGTCAGAACTAGAGCGCGACTATTCTCAAAAGACTGCGCTTATTGCGGCAAGCCTTTTTTTTGCCATTCTGCATTTCATCAAACCTCTAGATGTTGTACTGGCTACATGGAGTCAATTTGTAGGTTTAGTAATTCTCAGTATTGCGCTGGTGTTGGCGAGGTGGCGATGTGAAGGACGTTTAGGTGTAGCGATCGGTTTACATGGCGGTCTGGTTTGGTGTTATTACATCGTCAATACTACGCATTTGCTCAAGCCCACGGGGATTGTACCCGAGTGGGTGACGGGGATAAATGGTAATCCCCTAGCGGGTTTAATGGGGATCATTTTCTTAAGTGCGATCGCGCTCGGGTTTCGAGGATTGCCGAAAAGATGAGTGGCGGCGCGAAGCACCGCCACTCATCTTTTCGGTTTTGTTTATAGAGGTGGTAAGTATTTTAATTTTTTTTGAAATTACTCTTGTCAGTAGTGCAATAAGTGTATATGATTAGATTCGCTTGGAAAACATCTAAGCAAAGGGTCGATGCCCGAGTGGTTAATGGGGGCGGACTGTAAATCCGCTGGCTACGCCTACGCTGGTTCAAATCCAGCTCGGCCCATCAAAAAAGAAAAAAATCAAAGCCTTGCTTAGCGAGGCTTTTTTTGTACCCAAAATTTGGGAGATTAACGCATTTAAAACTGACTTTGATAGAGAGTTTGCTGAGCAAACTCTCTATCTGGAATTTAGACTAAGTTGATTAAGAGAATCAGAAAAAGAGCAGGAAAAAGTGACCCAGAAAACGGAGAACTGAGAAAAAGCAAGAGAGAGAAAAAGAGAATATTGAAAGTTAGGAATTAAGGTAGTCTTGATTGACCTTTTTCGAGCGAGAAGCTCGTTTTTTGACGACAGGAAAGCGAGAAAAAGGAGAACGCTTGCGTCCAGATTTCCAACCGAGAGACTTACCACGAGGTTGGGGAGAACAAGCAGGAGAGCCAATCCTGACCAAAAGTGCGGCAAAGCCCTGAGCGACTCGACCAAAATTAAGATTGGTTTGAGGTTTCTGCCAAGGCAAAGGAGTATCAATAACCAGTTGACGAGCCAACCACAATTGCCAAGAGAGTAAAGGCATAAGGTCACTCCAACGCAAAGCTTGCTGAGGAGTCAACAAATGGGGAAGAGTCCAATGTAATCTTTGTTTGGCAAAACGATACCAATGGTCGATGGCAAAACGACGTAAGTACAAGCGCCAAAGGGAGTCTAAAGTCGGCATCTGTTCACCCACCCAAGCTAACCACAAACCAGAGCAATGAGAATGTGTAACTCGAATAACTTGAATATGTCGTTGGGCTGCTTGCCGAAAGTGTAAGTTAGACCATTGCTGGATTTGCACCTGTCCAACCGTCTCATCTTCTAAGCTAAAAGTTGCCGATGGCTCTCCCCAACTATCAGCATTGGCAAGTTGGAATTTATCCCCATGCTTACGAGGACGACCATAACCACTGTAGGGCGCAGGGGCTTTGTATAAGCATCGGTTAGGACGTAGACGTATTAGTAAATCGGCAGGGATATCCTCAGTCAAATTCATAAAGACGGCACTGCCATATTCACTGTCGTAAGTAGCGATTGGTCTTACCGTTAAATCTCGACATACTTGACTCAGTTGGAATGCGGCTCTTTGCCCTGCTGTCTCAAAACTACTGATCCGCTCGTGACATAACGGGATTGCCCAACTCCCTGTCATCTCTGGTATCCATGCCAAGGTGCTGTAGTCATGCCCTAACACGATCGGTTTGTTCCCTTCTACCAAATTCGGTTGATGCACAAAACTCCTGTCTTTTAGCGTTTTGGCATGGGGTCTTCCCCATCCTGTATGGTCTCCTGCTAGCAAAGGGCGGATGTCTTTGGGTATTTGTTCCACACATAACCGTCTTATCCTGCCTCGGTTGGGGCGACTGTCTTTTAATGATTCATACAGACTTGACCATTTTCTTCGATACACTGCGGATAACGATAATTCTACAAATGATTTCACTCTCGGACTGGTCAATACTGCATCCATCAAGTCAAATATTGCATCCCGTCCGTTCCCTAAAAATCTATATACCTGTTGACGAAAGTCTTGTAGTTTATCAATAATCATGGCTGTAGATGTCTCTTTACTTTTCATCTACTTTAGGCAGTTTGTATCTCTTTTACTCTGCCTTTTTTACCTTTTTTAGTCTAAACTCCAGTTAGCAAAAGTAGTTAGGTATAAGTAAACCCCAAACCCAAATTGCTGTTTCGCATAGCGTGCGAAACAGCAATTTGGGTTTGGTTTATAACTATGCTGGGCTATTTACAAATTGACTGACTAGCCGTCAGTATATTCTTGCCACTGCGGTAGGCGTAATCTAAATGATCAGATAGCTCTTGGACTAAGAAAAAGCCAAAGCCACCGAGCGATCGCTGATCATCGTCACGCTCTAAATCGGGTGTGGATAGCTCAGTGAGAGGGTTAAAAGGCTTGCCACTGTCGGCAAAAGTCATAGTTAGCTTTTGATCAGTTATTTCAATCCGCAAGTCAATTGAACCATCCCTACGATTGTCATAGCCATACTGAATAATATTGACCACAATTTCTTCAGCAATTAGCTGAGCATTTTCAATTAACTCAACTGGCAGCGCTGCCTCATGCAAAATTTGTCCAAGCTTTTGTTTTAATTCCTCTAGTTCCGTAATTTCACTATTCAGTGTTAAGTTCCATTCCATAACATTAGCTACTTCCGCAAAAGGATTTGATGGGAGGTACTGCATCGCCAAGAGCGTAATATCATCGGATTGGGGAGCATTACCCACAAATTGCTGACAAAAATGCTGAATGGTGCGAACCGCTTTGGTGGGGTTAGTGGGTGGATAGGAAGTAATCATTTCCAATAACCTTGTATCTGAAAATAGCTCCCCTTCAGAGTTCAATGCTTCCGTAATCCCATCAGTATAAAACAGAATTAAATCATTAGGTAGCAGCATAAATTCATGCTGGGTAAATTCTGAATCTTCATAGAGTCCCAAGGGGGGCATGGTTTCCAAATCAAGATACTGTACATGGCGATCGCTTACTAATATCGGTGCATCATGTCCACCGCTCGCATAGGTAAACCGACCAGATTGCAGTTCTAATACACCACAAAACACTGTCACAAATAGGCAGTCTTCATTCTCTTTACATAGTTCGATATTCACAGTCCGTAGGATTTCTGTGGGTGTACTAAAAGCTTTACTGAGGGTGCGGATTAAGGTGATGGTACGCGCCATTTGTAAAGCTGATGGAAAACCTTTGTCAGCAACATCGCCAATAATTAAGCAGAGGCGATCGCTACCGAGCAAAAAGAAATCATAGAGATCGCCACCTACGATCCTTGCAGGCTTGAGGACTGCGGAAATATCATAGGGAGAATTGACACTATTAACAGTACTCGTTCGGGGTAGCATGGTGCGCTGGATTTCAGCTGCGATCGAGAGTTCACTCTCTAACTTCTGTTTGGCAGCAGTAGTCTCTTGCAAATCATGGATATAAAGCTGTAGAGAATCCCGCATTCGGCGAAATGATTGGGTTAATCTCCCCACTTCATCATTGGAAGTAACAGGGGGCAAATTAGTATCAAGATTGCCTTTTGCCATTTCCTCCGTACTTGCATTTAAGGCGCGGAGGGGACGAGTGGTCAATTGGGAGATCAAAGCAATTACCACACACATCAGCACCATATCTTTAGACATGGAGAAAATGACGATCCAAAGATGTTTCTGTCGTAATTTCTCTAACTTTTCCTCAGAAATCACAATGCCAACGATCCAATCCGTAGAATCGATAGTTTTAGCAATAACCTTATTTTGGAAATTATTGATTGAAATTTGCGAGCTTTGGCGAAGAGCGTCATTAATATGATTAACCAATGCCTGTTGCGAAGATTGCAAAGATTTGAATAACTCTGAGTTGTTAGGTTTGACTAGCCATTGTTGATCTGGTGCTGCTAATGGCGCGATCGCAAAAGGTTCGCTAACCTCCAAATCGGATGTTTCATAGGATGCTTGATCGGACTGTACGGAGGGTTGCTGGTTCAGCATTGCCTTGAGCCAATCCAAATCTATGGTGATCGCTAAGATTCTGGTCGTAGCAGGATTGGTCGCTTGGGTTAGCACGATGCAATAGGTAGTGCTGAATTGCGCTGAACCATTATTGAGAGAATGTGGTTTTGTCCAAAAAACCTGCTGCTTAACCTGAGAATTTATTTGATCATTTGTATGGCGATCGCTTTGACATCGAGCTAACCAATTGGTAGCTAGATTTTGATCGAGATTGCGAAATTGCTCTTGCCGACTATATTGCCAACCCTTGTTGGCAGTATCTGTAATACTTTGAGGAATATCAACTAAGGCGATCGCCTGTACCTGTGGTTGCGCGAATAGTTGATCTAGGGCAATTTGGAGTTGTGGCTCTAAATTATTTTGAGAATTAGGATTGAAATTTGCAGTTGGAGCTTGAAGCGATCGTGTGAGATTAAGCGCTTGTTTTTCGATCGCTAATAATTTGCTATCAAGTTCATGGGCAATCTCATTAACCCGTGATTGAGCAAACCCCAGCACCCAATTGTCTAACGTACTTTTCAGCAATTGACGGGCGTGCCAATAGGAAATTCCATAAATAGCGATCGCTGACACCACACAGCTAAAGATCAAGCGATGGGTAATACTTTTAAACTGAAATTTCAACAGCTTAGACATGGCGCAAGTACGCAGATCAACAAATTTACCGTTAGAAACAAAGAAGGTTCGCTAAGCGAACCTTCTTTGTTGTTATTTAGTCAAGCTCGGTGCAGGTTGCGCTTGTATTGCTGCTAAACGTTTGTTGTCACGTTTATTAGCTAATACTGGCACTGCATCACGGAGGACACCAGCTAACTGAGTTGTGGTTGAATCGTACATTTGGGTAACGATTTTGGGATAGAAACCGATACCAATGATGGGAATCAAAAGACAAGCGATGATAAACACTTCGCGAGGTTCCGCATCTACAAGTTCTTGATGAGATGTGAGCTGAGTATTTTCTTTGCCATAGAAAATTTCACGCAACATCGACAGCAGATAGACAGGCGTTAAGATGACACCCACTGCCATGAGCAAGATAGCAATTACTTTAAAAGTGCCGCTATAGGCATCACTAGTGGCAAAGCCCACAAATACCATGACCTCAGCAACAAATCCGCTCATCCCAGGGAGCGCAAGGGATGCAAGGGAGCAAGTGGTAAACATAGCAAAGATTTTCGGCATCTGCTGACCGACTCCGCCCATCTCATCGAGGATCAGGGTATGCGTGCGATCGTAGGTTGCTCCCACAAGGAAGAATAAGCTTGCGCCGATGAGTCCGTGGGAAATCATTTGCAACATTGCCCCACTTGTTCCGAGATCGGTAAATGAAGCTAAACCGATCAGCACAAAGCCCATGTGGGAAATTGATGAATAGGCAATTTTGCGTTTGAGGCTGCGCTGGGCAAAGGAGGTAAGAGCAGCGTAGATAATATTCACGATCCCCAAAATTACGAGGATGGGGGCAAAGTACGCATGGGCTTCAGGCAACATCCCTGCATTCATCCGCATCAGGGCATAACCACCCATTTTCAAAAGAATACCTGCAAGGAGCATGTGGACGGGGGCTGTCGCTTCACCATGCGCGTCAGGTAGCCACGTATGCAGAGGGAAAATTGGCAACTTGACCCCGTAGGAAATCAAGAATGCACCATAGGCAAGTAGCTGGAAGGTGAGGGGATAGTTTTTGTTAGCAAGGGTTTGCATATCAAAGGAGATCGTATCGCCATAGAATGCCATGGCAAGCCCTGCAACAAGGATAAACAGAGAGCCGATCGCTGTGTAGAGAATAAACTTGGTAGCGGCGTAGAGACGCTTATAGCCCCCCCAAATCGATAGCAAGAGGTAAACGGGGATTAGCTCTAATTCCCATGTCAGGAAAAACAGCAGCATATCCTGTACGGCAAAGACGGCAATCTGTGCGCCATACATTGATAGAAGTAAGAAATAGAATAATCGTGGCTTCAGTGTGACGGGCCAGGATGCCAAGATTGCTAATGTGGTGATAAATCCAGTCAGCATGACCAAGGGCATCGAGAGTCCATCAACGCCGACTGACCAATTTAGCCCCAGATCGGGAACCCATGCGTATTTCTCGACGAGTTGTAGATTGGGGTTGCTGTAGTCATACTTCGTGCAGAAGGCATAGGCGATCGCCGCGAAGTCAATCAGTCCCACAACTAGCGAAAACCAGCGAATGGTTTTGCCGTCCCCTTTGTCTGGCACAAAGGCAACTAAGAGGGACATAAGTATGGGGAAGGCGATGATAAACGTGAGCCAAGGGAAGTTTTCGAGACTTAACATAATCAAAAGTAACCGTTGTAATTACCCACCCATTTTCTAGACAGTCATTGTACCTACGGTCACTTAGAGAGTTTGCAGTTATTTATAGTTACTTAAACCTAGCCAATTGCAGGAAATCTGATAATTCAGACTGGGATCATTACAGCATCAGGTATTTAGCTGATTTGAGTAGCTTTGAGTCTATTTGAAGATTTGTAAAGAGAAGTTAACAAATAGAGATAATTGTTTACATATCATCGATTTGGAGAACCTGTGGCTAGGGGTTTGCAATTTTCTGCTAATCTCGAAAGTGAATAAATTATTTTTTTTAATAGAGAGATTTTAGGCATGAAAGCACTGATACGCTTTTCTGTTTTATTAGTGGCGATCGCGTCAATTTGGACAACTGGCTTTTTAGGTTCTTTTGGTAGTAACGCTGCATTTGCCGACGAATTACCTCCAACTAATTTTTATACGCAAGACCTTAGCAAAATTGACTTAAATAATGCGAATATCAACACTTTCCGTCAAGTGCGTGGTATGTATCCCACTTTGGGACGCATCATCATTGATAACGCTCCCTACCAATCCTTTGATGAGGTTTTAAACATTGCAGGATTGAGCGATACCCAAAAAGAAATTCTCAAGTCTAACGCTGACAAATTCACCCTCAAGAGACCCGATGAGTCGATGGTTCGTGAGCGCATTAACAATGCTAACTACAGACTGTAGTTCTGTAGGCTGTATTTCTGTTTCAAGACAATAAGAGTCAGGTCTAAGTGCTGATTCAGCATTCAATTAGGAAAAAATTTAAAAGCCTTGCTTAGCAAGGCTTTTAAATTTTTGTAATCTAGGGATTTGCAAAAAGCTATATAGTAGCGATCGCAATGAAGGGCGATCAAGCGTGGAATTTAGAAAATTTGATGCAATTGTAATTGGTGGCGGTGCAGCAGGTTTATATACTGCCCTGTCTTTGTCTGACTCGTTGGGAGAGCATCCTACGACTCAAGAACAGGATTGGAAAATTGCGCTGATTACCAAGGACAACTTGACCATTTCCGCGAGTGACTGGGCTCAGGGTGGAATTGCCGCAGTAATTGATCGCAATGACTCAATTAATCTTCATATCGAAGATACCTTACGCGCAGGTGCAGGATTATGTGAGCGCGAAGCTGTTGAAGTTTTAGTTAGCAAAGCTAAGCCTCAAATCCATAAACTTTTAGAATTTGGGGTTGATTTCGATCGCTTACAGGATAAGTCGCTTGCCCTAACGCTAGAGGCGGCGCATTCACGGCGAAGGGTTCTCCATGCTGCCGATGCCACAGGACGGGAACTGGTGAGCACCTTGGCAAGAAGAGTGGTTGATCGTCCTAATATTCAGGTTTTAGAAGGGGTTTTAGTTCTGGATTTATTGTTAGAGAAGTCTCCAGAAGGCGATCGCTGTGTCGGTGTATCCTGCGTTGAGTTGAAACAAGATCCTGACAAATTAATCGGTTTATTAGCTCCTGTAACCGTTCTGGCAACAGGTGGTGGCGCACAGGTCTTTTCACAAAATACTAATCCTCCTGCCAGTACTGGTGATGGTGTTGCGATCGCATGGCGAGCAGGCGCGAAGGTACGGGATCTCGAATTTGTGCAATTTCATCCCACGGCTCTAGCCATTGAAGGCGCACCGAGATTTTTAATTAGTGAGGCAGTGCGCGGCGAGGGAGCACATTTAATAGACCACAATGGCGATCGCTTTGCCTTTGAATATCACCCACAGGGAGAACTTGCACCTCGCGATGTTGTCAGCCGAGCCATCTTTCAACATTTACAAAAGACTGGCGAACCGACTGTATTTTTAGACTTGTCACCCATTGATCGCGATCACATTGCCTATCGTTTTCCCAACATCATCAAAATTTGTCAAAAATGGCATATTGATCTTTTCTCGCAACCGATCCCCGTCACACCTGCTGCTCACTACTGCATGGGTGGGATCGTGACTGACACATGGGGAGCAAGTTCCATTACAGGTTTATATGCAGTTGGTGAAAGCTCTAGCACAGGTGTTCATGGCGCAAATCGTCTAGCAAGTAATTCCCTTTTAGAATGTTTTGTCTTTGGGGTACGTCTCGCCGAAAAAGTAGCTCAGGATTTGATTCAACGAAAGAGCGAGCAAATCAGTGATCCTCAGATTGACTTCACCATTGATGCCTTGAAGTTTCCAGACATTAATACTAATGCGGCATCCCAAGAGCGAATCGCTACTATTCGCCAAGAATTACGGGAGTTAACATGGCGATCGGCAGGGATTTGTCGTAATGCTGAGGCGATGGAAACTGCGATCGACCAAATCCAAAACCTACAACAAGAAATTTCCACCTTGCGGAGCAAAACGCGCCTCT includes the following:
- the nadB gene encoding L-aspartate oxidase produces the protein MEFRKFDAIVIGGGAAGLYTALSLSDSLGEHPTTQEQDWKIALITKDNLTISASDWAQGGIAAVIDRNDSINLHIEDTLRAGAGLCEREAVEVLVSKAKPQIHKLLEFGVDFDRLQDKSLALTLEAAHSRRRVLHAADATGRELVSTLARRVVDRPNIQVLEGVLVLDLLLEKSPEGDRCVGVSCVELKQDPDKLIGLLAPVTVLATGGGAQVFSQNTNPPASTGDGVAIAWRAGAKVRDLEFVQFHPTALAIEGAPRFLISEAVRGEGAHLIDHNGDRFAFEYHPQGELAPRDVVSRAIFQHLQKTGEPTVFLDLSPIDRDHIAYRFPNIIKICQKWHIDLFSQPIPVTPAAHYCMGGIVTDTWGASSITGLYAVGESSSTGVHGANRLASNSLLECFVFGVRLAEKVAQDLIQRKSEQISDPQIDFTIDALKFPDINTNAASQERIATIRQELRELTWRSAGICRNAEAMETAIDQIQNLQQEISTLRSKTRLWAETHNLIDFAYLLVKSALFRTESRGAHFRLDYPDTESTWQLHTVIHGQEIFTQ
- a CDS encoding NAD(P)H-quinone oxidoreductase subunit 4 — protein: MLSLENFPWLTFIIAFPILMSLLVAFVPDKGDGKTIRWFSLVVGLIDFAAIAYAFCTKYDYSNPNLQLVEKYAWVPDLGLNWSVGVDGLSMPLVMLTGFITTLAILASWPVTLKPRLFYFLLLSMYGAQIAVFAVQDMLLFFLTWELELIPVYLLLSIWGGYKRLYAATKFILYTAIGSLFILVAGLAMAFYGDTISFDMQTLANKNYPLTFQLLAYGAFLISYGVKLPIFPLHTWLPDAHGEATAPVHMLLAGILLKMGGYALMRMNAGMLPEAHAYFAPILVILGIVNIIYAALTSFAQRSLKRKIAYSSISHMGFVLIGLASFTDLGTSGAMLQMISHGLIGASLFFLVGATYDRTHTLILDEMGGVGQQMPKIFAMFTTCSLASLALPGMSGFVAEVMVFVGFATSDAYSGTFKVIAILLMAVGVILTPVYLLSMLREIFYGKENTQLTSHQELVDAEPREVFIIACLLIPIIGIGFYPKIVTQMYDSTTTQLAGVLRDAVPVLANKRDNKRLAAIQAQPAPSLTK
- the psbU gene encoding photosystem II complex extrinsic protein PsbU — protein: MKALIRFSVLLVAIASIWTTGFLGSFGSNAAFADELPPTNFYTQDLSKIDLNNANINTFRQVRGMYPTLGRIIIDNAPYQSFDEVLNIAGLSDTQKEILKSNADKFTLKRPDESMVRERINNANYRL